The window CAGAAGATACTCACGATCACCAGTTTGTCATCCTCTCGTTTTCTCTTTATGGTGGTTGATTTTCCATCCCATTTCTGCACATGTACCAGGACACCCCCTTCTAAGGTTATGGTGCTCTGTAGGCATAAGAAAATGTGATTACAATTTGCATaaggaggcagaaaataaaatttaaaatacggTATCTTTGTTCAAAGGAATATTTTGAGGTAATTAGTAATTCTAAATGAAttgcaacaagaaaaaaaaatgagtctcaAAACCAACAGCGTAACCACTTATAGATACGTTATGTCCAGAGTGTTATACAAATTACATAATTGGAAAAATACTGTGaaggaatataaaaaagaaatttacattgAGATGGTAGTAGTATGGGTggtttctctatttctttcttccatttttctaaaCATTCTCTTACATTATTGTAATATTTGAATTCACTTGAAATACTCTATGTATTATATGACtcaaataaattatgttaattattttttgttaatatggagacaggccaggtgtggtgactcacaactgtaattccagcacttagggaggccaaggcaggaggattgcttgaggccaggagtttgagaccagcctgggcaacatagtaaaactctgtctctacaaaaaaattaaaaaattagctggatgtgatggcacacAGCTGTgttaccagctactcaggaggctgaagtgggagaaacacctgagtccaggaattcaaggctgtagtgagatATGATTGAGCCATGTCACTGCAGCCtgattgacagagtgagaccctctctctaaaaataataataattttttaacatgaGGGCAACttaagaaaatggggaaaaattcACCAACTCTATGTGTAAGGAAACACGGTTTAGATGTAGGAGTTCAGGGATCTTTGGCTTATGATAGAATGGTTTTCCTCCTTTTATCATAAAATGATTTCTTATAAGCAGTGGCGATTTAGAAACCAGGCATGTACTCTGTGCCAGTTCCTTATTTCTCACCTTGACTTTCCTGTCATCTGCGGTGACTTCGTCAAATTCCTGGCCCAGTTTGAAGGAAATCTCAGTATTTTTAAAGGTACTTTCGGATTTAATGGTGATCACATCCCCATTCACACTGATGATCATGTTAGGTTTGGCCATGCCTGCCACTTTCCTGGTGGCAAAGCCCACTCCTACAGTTAGGAATAGAAAAGATGTCAGGTTGACATTTCTTGTCATGTACTTAGCCAAGCCAGACAATGTGTGTCTGCCCACAGGTGAGTGTGTAAGAGGAAAAAGACACAGTGAGTTTCTTAAAGGCCTAATTTAAACAGCGCCTGCAGATAAAATCAGGTTaatacttacacacacacacacacacacacacacacacacacacacaacctctgAGAAACAATAGGTGTAGTCCTATTCTTTAAATTTCCCTTTCTCTGGTCTGGATACACCTTCTCAGGAGACCCATtgtttattttcaacaaaaataggTATAAAGGTTAAATCTTTGGGAAGatgtgtatttaaaatgttagccactattgtttttctctcttaataAAATAGTTGATCATTCCATCTTAGATACTCAATATTACATTTAAGAAGGCACAAAGACAGAATTTTCAACAGAATTTTCGGCGTTAATGTAGAGTTATTTAGTTAAATGTTTGTCAGTTTTGAGTGTACAAAAGTCACATTTCATAGCATTTGTTGCCAAGTCTACTTTTCTGTGCTTCTTTCTCAAATTACTCCACCATGAGATGACGATTTTGATGAATTTATACAAAAGGCAAAATGTTTCctacatttataacattttagaaTGGTGATATCATTCCTAATAATTTATAGGGGATATTTAAAAAGGGACGAGTCATCAAATTGTGAAAACTTTAACATTTAAGAAATCAATATTTCTTAGTTTAGAATAGGTTACAAGCCAATACTTAGATTTCCAATCGCCTAAGTTGtgaacttttctttcttaaaaaggagaatatattttcttgtgCAAGGTatgaaatgaataatttataGCCAAACATAGCAGTAACTTGCTGTCACTGTGTATGTCATGCAGAATTTATTAGTCATAGAtgtgttgaattttttaaacatgTGCATGTAAATCTAAACTCTTTCTTTGACTAAAGGCAGCCAAAGgttagaaattggaaagaactgGGAGAGATACATGGTGCAAAATAAGTAATGCTGAGGCTCTGATTTCACTGTCTGTCTGAAAAATGGCCACAGGTGTGtcttcaagtcctggctctgttacaaaataaaacattaaatgtatGGAGTGAGTCCGTGTCATGAATGGAGGCAAAACTGAGTGTGATTCTAGAATGGCTGACCTTGGGAAAAACCATAGTCTCCATTTGCTTGATTTTGCTTCTATGTGACTGATGAAGACAATACCTGTTCACTCATCCTCAATTTCCTGCAGAAGGTGATTTATTGACTTTAATTATCATCAGtcctttataatttaaaaacacagtgttattagaaaatataaatattaaaagtataaaatttttctaaaaataaatagttaaatgaCCCCAAATCCTGGAATTTCTGCATCAGTGCATATTAGTTTATTGAATCACTCTAGTTTATCCTAGAAAGTCTCTCTCATGCTAAAGTCACCAATTTTCCTATCATCTAAAAACAAGAAACATAGTTACAGACAAGCAAAAAAGTATATACTGTATAATTTACAGGAGGGTTAAGTGTTTTGAGATTTAATAATTACGTTCTAAACCCTAAGATTGCATAAAATTCCTCCCCAGTTTGCTAACCCCAGTTCTGACTTTCATGGACTGTCATACATGGGGTTGAGGGAGAAAGGCTTTCAAAgtagaagctgcctgagaaagaAGTTGTCTCTTCTACTTTACCTCCATTGTTATTTGAGAGACATTCATCCAATGACATGCTGACAATGTTAATGgcatctaaaaaattaaaaacctctaCTATCAAAGAAGAGGTGTGTTATGTACGTAACATTCTCCTTTTAAATTGGTTGATAATTCTATGGCATCCTATGTCATTTCTAGTCAAAGGAAGTATTTAAGTTGTTTAAGAAAcatatttctgaaattaaaatttttgtctaTCATAAAACAACCACATATTTTAATAGATTAACATTGAGACAAGAAAATAATTGGCTAACATACAGTTATTGAAAAAGAACATTGCATTAAGGGAACTAGAGTGCTTTCagtttcaaatgaaaattattgCATACTAACTTTTTTCCAAGTTATTGCTTATTTTATATGCAAAAGAGGATGAAAGAGAAATAGGTAAAGAGCTAAGTAAACCAAGGATACCCAAGTTTTGCAATTAAagtcaaattatcatttttaaaggcCATAAACATTCAATTTAGACACTTTTTAATATTGGTACACCTTCAGGAAGCATTAGTTGTAGCTTTGGTTCAGAATTTCTCTATAAACAAATGATTATCACTTGCTATGTGTGCAGCCTTTCTACAGAAAGCAGCATTTTCATTTCTGGCCAGGGCTTCCAGACATTGCTATAAACACAGCTATAAACTCTTGTtcccaaaagaaaatattataaatccaGTCATTCCACAATGCATTTCCTTACCTACTTCTTTCATATAATCATCAAAGTTTTCACTGGAGACAAGTTTCCAGGTACCTACAAAAGCATCACACATTTTGTAAGTTCTAGGATTATTCTTCAAGGTGAGAAGGAAGCTGCAGTTTTCAGGAGAGTGCTGTGACCCTCTGGAGTCCAGATAACTTCCTTTTAAAGGTACTCAGAACATGTGATCTTAGGAATGACCAATTGGGAATGATATCCAATCATTTCCTTCATTACCGGCCCgtgcatttttttctctgagtcatgtttttaatagacatttctcaactTTGGTTCTCCCTGGCAAATAGTCATTGGACTTAgagtacaaattatttttaaaccactAACAGGATATTTTAAACTTTCCTGTTTTGACAGCTTAATGCTCAGTGCACTGAATTTCCCCCTATTATTCCTATACATATTTATCCCAGTGTAGAGAGGggaaattattttgagataaactTGGACCTTATTTTGGGGGAGGGTATTTAAATTGCAGTTATGTGGTTCTTTTGaattgaggaattgccatacatattttctattattCCTATACATATTTGTCCCAGTGTAGAGAGGggaaattattttgagataaactTGGACCTTATTTTGGGGGAGGAGGTATTTAAATTGCAGTTATGTGGTTCTTTTGAATTGCGGAACATAAGAACTGCCTTGGAGATTCTTACATAATTGCAAAGGCTCTTTGGGGCAGTAGTGTCTCAGGAATTACCtggcaatgaaaacaaaataaataatgggaTTCAAAAGTACTCCAGATTTctgatttcaaatgttttatatgaataaaaaagTACTTTCAATTCATCCACCAGTAAACCGGACTGTAGATTTCACCAAAATGATAATTTAACCTCTCTTTCCATCTCGTAAATGAGAGCATAGGATTTCCACAGATCCTTTGAAAAATGGGCCTCATTCTAAAATACTTTCCTCATACTGAGAAAGTGCATTCAATTTCTGAACTGTGTTATAAGTTCCGAATTTATTCAGATCAGAAATGGTGTGGTCACAAGCTACCAAAACCAATATCCTTCTTTTATACAGTGACCAATTTGTGAAATTAGTTTTCTAAAGTAATCGTGGTTTTCAATTCCCTTTGCCCCATGCAAGAATGACGGAAGATGTTCACATGTGCTGCAAATTCCCACGAACTTACCCagatttagggggaaaaaaaagaaactgaaatatttCAGAGTGATGTATCGCTACACTGTGTATCCCACTGAACAGTACCTGCTGAGCATATGATCGATTCACAAGCCTGTGTAAGTATCCTGAGGGCTTCCCAAAAATGTTTGTGGCAGGAAATTCTGTAAGCAACAGGATTTTCTGTAGGAAAGCAAGTTGCTATGAAAGCCTGATAAAGTTAGGTTTTGCATTTGTTAATGGCACAGTAATAATGCTCATCTACTCTGGACTGTTGCATAGATACATAGACTGTGGTGATGTGCCATCCGGTAGGCTTGCTTTTAGTGATCCACCTGTTTCCCATTGAATAAGACCGTTCAGATGGAAAGTAAATAGAAGTGACAAATCTTAATAGAGGGATGTTTTtggtaatgttttaaattaattttcttcagaCAGGTTTTTAAATGATTGAATTTGAATACATGCTTTGTGTATTGTAACACTGcaatttggttttttaaaatttttgtttctatagatttaGGACTACATGTGCAtttttgttacatacatatatcGAGTAGTAATAAAGTCTggacttttagtgtaaccatcacccaaatagtgtataTTGTACCCAATTggtaatttctttccttctttccttctttctttctctttctttctttctcttccttccttccttccttccttccttccttccttccttccttccttccttccttccttccttccttccttccttccttccttcctttcctttctttcctttcttttctttcttttctttcttcttttctgatggaGTTTTGactttgatgcccaggctggaatgcagtggcacgatcttggctcactgcaacctctgcctcccggattcaagcaattcccctcccttagcctccctagtagctgggattacaggcacccaccaccatgcctggataatttttttttctttcttttttttttgagacggagtctcattctgtctcccaggctggagtgtagtggcacaatctccgctcactgcaagctccgtcgcctcccaggttcacgccattctcctgcctcagccgcctgagaagctgggactacaggcgcctgccaccacgcccggctaattttttttttttttttttttttgtatttttagtagagacggggtttcaccgtgttcgccaggatgttctcaaactcctgacctcgtcgtgatccacccgcctcggcctcccaaagtgctgggattacaggcgtgagccaccgcgcccggccaatttttcttttttgtgtatttttagtagagacagggtttcaccatgttggccaggctggtctggaactcctgacctcaggtgatccactcgcctcagtctcccaaagtgctgggattgcaggcgtgagtcaccgtgcccagtcccAATAGGTAATTTCTTATCCGTtcccaccttttggagtctccaattgtctattattccactctgtatgtctgtgtgtacacattgtttagctcccacttataagtgagaatatgtggtatttgactttctgtttctgatttatttcacttaagataatggtctccagttttacctatattgctgcaaaagaaatgatctcattcctttttatggctgagtgatattccatggtaaatatatatcacattgtctttatccagtcatccactgatggacacttaagttgattccatgactttttTATTGTGAATTATTGTTTTAGAGATTGACTGTCTAGTAGTGTAATCTCTGGTCACATGAAGctcttaaaatgtggctagtatGACTGAGaaattgaacttttaattttacttaattttaattaaaatgtaagaaatgaTCCTCAATTCAGTTattgaaaaacttttaaatatgtttgaacCAATGTAGCTATGCCAATCTGCTTTTTCattgtaaattttatgaaatctaaatatTGGACAagtatttcagaagaaaatttagATGAATTGAGATGAACTGttagtataaaatatataccagattttgaagacaatgtaaaaatgtatactatattattaattttcttacattgattacatgttgaaatgacaacatttTAGATATGTTAGGTTAAATagaatatattacaaaattaatttaacctatttcttttttactttcctaatgtggctactagaaaattttagaTTATATCTGTGGCTTACATTATACTTCTCTTGGGCTGTGCAGTTTTAGAGTACCATACTAACAGCAAGCTTCGCTTATTTATTCAACATGTGATCAGGCATTGTGCTAACCAATGGGGATTCAACAGTGAGCCAGCCAGGGGAGTCACTTGCTtcctctcatggagcttacattctagtactGGAGAAGGTCATATACAAGGAGACCTTGTGTATGAAATATGAAGTAAATAAGCCAATCACAGGTAGTGCTGTGTTTCAGAGCCAACAGAATGGAGTACTCTGATGTAATGGCCACTGTGAGGGTTGGAGTAGTAGATGGGGCAATCTGGGAAAGTCCATCAAAGAAGGTAGACAATTGAGCTGTCAGCTGAATGACGAGAAGACAGCCACAGGAAGATCAGGAAAGGGATTGTTTCCGGCACAGGAAACTGCAGGAGCTGCTGGTTCTGTTACCTTTCAGAACAATTTCACCCAAACACAGCCACCCtgacatatacaaatatatgttccTGGTGAGCAAAGTCCAGGGTCCATTAAGGAAGGGATTTTTGTTCAGATTAATTCATTGTTAGATACAAAGTAATTACACATTCAATACAATCCCTGAAGGAAACTGTTCTTAGATGGGTTAGTGAGAGTACACCAGCACGcctgtaaacaacaacaacaacaacaacaacaaaatttgaaGAACATATTCGTGGGCCAGTAGCATCATCTTCTATATCAGCATATTCAGTGCCTGGTCATCGCTGGAGAAATGGTGTAGTTGAGATTTTCTAGAAACAACTATTGGCTCTTTTAATGAGTTAATATAAACAAGAATAGTAGTAACCTATAGTAAAGGACCTTGGTAACTTAAACAGCAATGAGAGAAGTAAGATGTGAGAAGGTAGTTGaattcaaaggaagacatttcaaaTGATCACTTGTTAAGAGCAACAAGGCTTGGCAGAGTTTCTTACCTGAGAGATACTGCCCTTAAAAGCAGCTCAATGTATATCCACTAGGTTCCGTCTCGTGTAGGGTAGAGAACTCTTTCTGGATGATAAACTGTCCAGAAATTGAATGCAGAGGCCCAAAACTCCTGCTCTGCAGTATAAACAGGAATGTAAACAACTGTTCAGTTCCTAAAGAAATTATCTTTATCTTGATACCTAAGAGTTACTCTTGCTAAcgtggagaaaatggaatatttgtTCATCAAATTACTATCGTCTTTCATCACAATGTTGAAGGATTGCTATGTGAATGAAGCGATGCAAAATAaggagaatcacatgaaaaaACTAATTCAATATTATATGACCTTGGCCTCAATGCTATTTGAAGGAAATACTCGCTAAGCATTAATGAAGAGAATCTGGACTTCACCAAAATTTTGGTGGTCATCCTTTCTTGAAAACTAGTAGAAATTATACTACTGGCATTTTCAAACATAGTTTCATTGTATAAAGTTCACACTggcaaataatttacaaaaaatcTTTTTGCAAGCCTGTTATGTCACTGTACTACATGGGGGTAAgggaatataataataaataagacataatttgtttctctcttttgtaaTCTATGTTCCCATTCTAGTTACCAGCCTGGGACCAAAGTAACATACAAAGCCTTTTTAAAGGAGTTTTGTTTTGATAGTCTTCTTGATGTTAGCATGTTTTGTACAGAAGGCACTTGTAgctcttccagtttttttttacacttttatcACCTTTCATTAGCATATAATGTATACAAGATGAGAAATACACTCACCCCATTCCCGATCTCCCCTCAATCCTGACTTCCCTTCTCCATCCTGAACTTTATCCTGTGCATAACTTAAAGTCCCTGGCACCTGATTCCTCACGAAATActtgaattaataaattaattaacaaaaGGAATAAGATATGGATTTAGACTACATATTCATGCCTAATGCTTGTGTATGTGTTTAAACCCCTCCATGGGCTCCTATCTCAGTTTTAGAACAATGAATACAGTGACCCTAGGCAGCGTGGATTATAAAGGATAGAGTAAGCAGATGTAAATCTGCTCACAAGGCAAGAGTTAAGAGATGATGGGGGCTGAGCAAGGGTAATGGAATGAGACAATGGGGTAGCAGTGAAAGATATTGAGAAACAATATAGAAAGTATATAGGACGCTCCTTCCCTTTTGGAGGGGCTTAGTACTTAGAAACAAGGTGCATAGGAGACAATTTGCCTTTGACTATGAAAAGAATTCCCACAGAGGTGACTATACTTTCATTCATATGTACCCCAATACAGCACGGACATCCACACACCAGGTCAGAATGTTTCCTTAGGGCTGTGGGAAGGGGTCTTCAGTAGccagagttttgcttttctttggggATGTGGAGACTGAGGACATGGTCCTAGACCCTCAGTGCTTAATAGCCCTGGCACAGGCCATCTGCCTTGCACTTTGCTCTCCTATGGACAGCTTCCATGGAATGCGTCCCTCTGACCTTTGcctgtgtttatttcttttggagGAAATGAGGGTATTTTTTTCTGACGATTTTTAAGTTGAAGAGGAAACATACCCTCTCTCTGGATGATGAGGAGTAGGGACAAAGCCCTGATGAAGGGGAGTGTTTTCACAGCATTGTATGTCATAGGTTAAGGAAAGGTTCATGCCAAGGCTctccttttatttgaaataaagttCCTTTCTTAATGCATTATTATTACCAATGTTATGGGGTTTGTTAGCGTTTTAAGATGAAACCCTGACAGGAAAATTAAGCATATTTCATTTGGTTCTCTCTCCCCATGGACTAGTGGGAACATTTAAGATGAGAATTGTTTTACATTTCCTATCTGGGGTTTAAGAGGCAAAGTAAACGTAGCTCTGTACAAGTTTGTGTGTCATTTACTGCACAGTGAGCGGTCACTGACTCGACTCTAACTTCAAAATGGTGACAGTTTTGGAAAGAGTGAGTAAGCCATAGGCTATGGATCAGTTCAAGGGTAATGCCTAATTATAGACTTAGGTTGTGCCTTGAAGTGTTGCCCAACACTTCACTTGCCCTCTTACTCATTAAAGGGAGTCTTCATATATAGTGTAGTGGGTACAAGAAGGAGCTAACAAAAGAGCTGGCAAAGTGCAGTCTGAGTGTAAAGTAGTGTGCCCTACTTTGTCTTTACATAATAAAGCAAGTTTCATTATGAACTGACTGGGGGCCAGAGAGAATATCCCTAGAAAATGTCCAAGGGGacagacagaaacacacacacacacacgcgcgtaaACATTTCAcgtttgttctcttctttgtattCATGTAACATTAAGTTATTCCCCTTCTAATTCCCAGGTGTGAGCTCTTTGGGGATAGGGGATATGTCTTACGCATCCTCGTATCCCCAAGGCTTATGTCTGATATGTGGTAGTTCTGTCTAGTTCATTGTTGAAATAGGAGAAAATCAAGCAGGTTAATTTAAATCGCATTGAGGTATAAAGGGCAGATGTAAGTATTTGCATTTAAATCCTGATTGACCCCCTCCCCAATGTGGTTTGTGACTGAGTCCAGGGAAAAATTTCACGTGTGGCCCTCCGAAGCTGTGATAGTATGTAAACTGCTACTTGTTTTTATAAGAATTGTTTTCAATCCACAAGGAAGGAGCATACCCTGTCTCTTCCAAACTTCTGTTCATAGCCCCACTTTTGCCAATCtcagtccatttacattttatctgcttttaaaaatagcataCATGTTCTGTAATTTAAATTACACAAATAGAGCTAAATGCAAAGAAGACATTGAGCCATGCACTCACTAAATGCCTAGTAAGCGCCAGTCACTGTGCTTGATGCTCTGGTCCAAGGATAAATAAAACAAGTGGGGAAAGGCACATGAGGACCACTATGGGGTCAAAGgattataagttaaaaaaaaaaaaggccaggcgtggcggcttacacctgtaatcccagcactttgggaggccaaggtgggggtatcacgaggtcaggagatcaagaccatcctggataacatggtgaaaccccatctctactaaaaatacaaaaaaattagcccagcatggtggcgggtgcctgtagtcccagctactcaggaggctgaggcaggagaatggcgcgaacccgggaggcggagcttgcagtgagctgagatggctccactgcactccagcgtgggtgacagagcgagactctgtctcaaaaacaaacaaacaaacaaacagacgaACAAAAAAACACAGGATGTGATGGGAGTGGAATAGTACCTCATGCAGCCTTGATCAGGGTGGAGGGTATCAGCAATGACTTCCCAAAGCCCTGACATCCAAAATAAGGCTGAAGGATGGCTCAGAGTGTGCTGGGAAAAGCAGGGCCCGAGAGGTACTGTTCTACACAGAGAGAACAGTTTATGGGGGCACGTAATAGGAGTCTGGGAACACGAGGGAGGCTCTGCCTTATGGCAACTGGAAAAATGCTGAGTGGCAAGAGTGTGTATGAGGGGCAGTAGAGAATTAGTGTTTAGAGCAAGGAAGGCCTCACGAGCTAGGCTGAACATTGTGGATTTAGCTAAAGAGCAGTATAAGATAACCGAGGAAATTTAGTGAGGTAGTAGCATGGTCAGATTTGAGTTTTTCCAAGAATATCTTGGATGAAGAGTAGAAAATGGATTGGGGTGGGAGTAGGAAATTGGTggagatatttgaaaataaaatgtactaataAATACTTATCCAGAAATTACCACTGAACATTTTGATATACATTCCCCGGACTTTTTGTATATACTAATATACTCTTTTCTAAATGGCATTATAGTCCACACTGCTTCAGAATTGACTTTTTCACTTGAAGAatattcataaaatgtatttaaaatctaCTATGTATCCAGCAGTAGTGTAGGCACTGAGAATACAACCATGTACTCTGAATATGATTCTGTGTCCGTAAGTACACTGGTACCATACCATTTTTAACGACTCCAAAGTATTCACTGATGGAATGTATACCATATTATACACCACATATAatcaatattttacaataaaacatCTTGTTTGTTTCTAGGACTTTTTTGCTGCAGTAGAGAATACTGTACCCCAGTGACCATCACTGTACAATTATCAAAACAGATATTTCCAATGATATCCTTAGGATACatttttggaaatgaaaatgcTAGGTctaataaatagatattttaagactttaaaaatgtactgcctgaaaccctgtctctactaaaatgaaaccccgtctctactaaaaatacaaaaaattagccgggcgtggtggcgggcgcctgtagtcccagctgcttaggaggctgaggcaggagaatggcgtgaacccaggaggcagagcttgcagtgagccaagatcgctccactgcactccagcctgggcgactaagtgagaatccatctcaataaactaaactaaactaaactaaactaaaataaaataaatgtactgCCAAATTTCTCTCCAAAATGTTTGTACCAATT of the Chlorocebus sabaeus isolate Y175 chromosome 8, mChlSab1.0.hap1, whole genome shotgun sequence genome contains:
- the FABP4 gene encoding fatty acid-binding protein, adipocyte; this translates as MCDAFVGTWKLVSSENFDDYMKEVGVGFATRKVAGMAKPNMIISVNGDVITIKSESTFKNTEISFKLGQEFDEVTADDRKVKSTITLEGGVLVHVQKWDGKSTTIKRKREDDKLVIECIMKGVTSTRVYERA